Proteins encoded by one window of Engraulis encrasicolus isolate BLACKSEA-1 chromosome 21, IST_EnEncr_1.0, whole genome shotgun sequence:
- the LOC134436890 gene encoding arfaptin-1-like has product MDDALRSLPTNASFPSNGRDQSHQDMFQRDLLCMDSSFEGAAYTPSPSTLTDPISPPYEVPHGGEAPVTSPSGGGGGGGPVVINDSLRNPTIEKLERVRKWSVNTYKCTRQMLSEKLGRGSRTVDLNLEASIEKLRDLRSRYDNVTKLAQTLASQTAQVTQTQKLLGDVFADLSIKTPELHEEFGFNADTQKFLSKNGETLLKSINSFTAGMNTLVNQTIEDTMVNVKQYENARIEYDAYRTDLEELNMGPRDAITLPKIEQAQMLYQQHRQKYERMRDDLTIKLKLLEENRVKVLQKQLILLHSAVAAYYAGNQEKLNHTLHQLHSRIRTPDTGLQSWLEDC; this is encoded by the exons ATGGATGACGCCTTGAGGTCCCTGCCTACCAACGCCTCCTTTCCCAGCAATGGGAGAGACCAAAGCCATCAGGATATGTTCCAGAGG GATCTCCTCTGCATGGACTCAAGCTTCGAAGGTGCTGCTTACACTCCAAGTCCATCAACACTGACAGATCCCATTTCTCCACCTTACGAAG TCCCCCATGGAGGCGAGGCTCCGGTGACCTCCCCAAGTGGCGGGGGAGGCGGCGGCGGCCCCGTGGTCATCAACGACAGCCTGCGCAACCCCACCATCGAGAAGCTGGAGCGCGTGCGCAAGTGGAGCGTCAACACTTACAAG TGCACCAGGCAGATGTTGTCAGAGAAGTTGGGTCGCGGCTCTCGCACGGTGGACCTGAACCTGGAGGCCAGCATCGAGAAGCTGAGGGACCTGCGCAGTCGCTACGACAACGTCACCAAGCTGGCGCAGACCCTCGCCTCGCAGACGGCCCAGGTCACGCAGACGCAAAAGCTCCTGGGAGACGTGTTCGCCGACCTGAGCATCAAAACCCCCGAGCTGCAC GAggagtttggtttcaatgcggaCACACAAAAGTTCTTGTCCAAAAATGGAGAAACGCTGCTGAAGTCCATCAACTCCTTCACAGCCGGCATGAACACCTTGGTCAACCAGACCATCGAGGACACGATGGTCAATGTCAAGCAGTATGAGAATGCCAG GATCGAATACGATGCGTACCGTACAGATCTGGAGGAGTTGAACATGGGCCCGCGGGATGCCATCACCCTGCCTAAGATCGAGCAGGCCCAGATGCTGTACCAGCAGCACCGGCAGAAGTACGAGAGGATGCGGGACGACCTGACCATCAAGCTCAAACTCCTGGAGGAGAACAGG gtgaaGGTGCTGCAGAAGCAGCTGATCTTGCTGCATAGCGCGGTGGCGGCCTACTATGCCGGCAATCAGGAGAAGCTGAACCACACGCTGCACCAGCTCCACAGCCGAATCCGCACCCCCGACACCGGCCTGCAGTCCTGGCTGGAGGACTGCTGA
- the smim15 gene encoding small integral membrane protein 15, which yields MIDFRAWAEYVVEWAAKDPYGFLTTVILALTPLFIASALLSWKLAKMIEARDREQKKKQRRQENIAKAKRAKKD from the coding sequence ATGATCGATTTCCGCGCTTGGGCCGAGTACGTGGTGGAGTGGGCAGCCAAGGACCCGTACGGTTTCCTGACCACGGTCATCCTCGCCCTCACGCCGCTCTTCATCGCCAGCGCCCTGCTCTCCTGGAAGCTGGCGAAGATGATCGAGGCCCGGGACCGTGAGCAGAAGAAGAAGCAGCGGCGGCAGGAGAACATTGCCAAAGCCAAGAGGGCGAAGAAGGACTGA
- the ndufaf2 gene encoding NADH dehydrogenase [ubiquinone] 1 alpha subcomplex assembly factor 2: MSRFTSVLRRTFGVVKELVGTDHLGNKYYIIPEQKTWTGRVVGAKRLVVASNPNEFEYLEGNIPSEWDAWIRGRRKEPPTFEELLKNERYREHIKEKAREVDERDLALQAKEYEEGLVSRPTQTTLAKGHAASTAFGKPEVTEDPVSTGSSFQPGSWMPQGSKQTTQAKGHAASTAFGKPEVSEDPVSTGGSFQPGSWMPPGAKK; encoded by the exons ATGAGTCGATTTACAAGTGTTTTGAGAAGGACGTTTGGTGTGGTCAAGGAACTCGTGGGGACTGATCATCTTGGGAATAAATATTACATTATACCAGAGCAGAAGACATGGACAG GAAGAGTCGTGGGGGCGAAGAGACTGGTGGTCGCATCGAACCCAAATGAATTTGAGTACTTGGAGGGAAACATACCTTCAGAATGGGATG CGTGGATCCGGGGCCGTCGAAAGGAGCCTCCCACCTTTGAG GAGCTTCTGAAGAACGAGCGCTACCGGGAGCACATCAAGGAGAAGGCTCGTGAGGTGGACGAGAGGGACCTGGCTCTGCAGGCCAAGGAGTACGAGGAAGGGCTCGTGTCACGGCCTACGCAGACCACGCTGGCCAAAGGGCACGCCGCGTCCACCGCATTTGGCAAACCCGAGGTCACAGAAGACCCAGTCAGCACCGGTAGTTCCTTTCAACCAGGGTCGTGGATGCCTCAAGGATCCAAGCAGACCACACAGGCTAAAGGACACGCCGCGTCCACCGCGTTCGGCAAACCGGAGGTCAGCGAAGACCCCGTTAGCACAGGGGGTTCCTTTCAACCAGGGTCATGGATGCCTCCGGGAGCTAAGAAGTAA